A genomic segment from Ornithorhynchus anatinus isolate Pmale09 chromosome 16, mOrnAna1.pri.v4, whole genome shotgun sequence encodes:
- the RO60 gene encoding 60 kDa SS-A/Ro ribonucleoprotein isoform X2, translating into MEEAAVGQTQPLNAKQVANSEGGYVWQVTDMTRLHRFLCFGSEGGTYYIKEQKLGLENAEALTRLIEDGRGGQVIQEIEAFSQEGRAAKQEPLLFALAVCSQCPDVPTKQAAFRAVPAVCRIPTHLFAFVQFKKDLRASMKCGMWGRALRKAVADWYRGKSGPALALAVTKYKQRHGWSHRDLLRLSHLKPASEGLALLTKYITKGWKEVQETYKDKALSAETEKLFQYLEAVERVKHTKDELEVIHLIEEHRLVREHLLTNHLKSKEVWKALLQEMPLTALLRNLGKMTANSVLEPGNSEVSLVCERLCNEKLLKKARIHPFHVLVALETYKTGHGIRGKLKWQPDKDILEALDAAFYKTFQTVEPTGKRFLLAIDVSASMNQRVLGSVLNASTVAAAMCMVVTRTEKGSHVVAFSDEMVPCPVTADMTLRQVLMAMEEIPMGDTDCSLPMVWAQKTNTAADVFIVFTDNETFAGNIHPASALRDYRKKMDIPAKLIVCGMTSNGFTIADPDDRGMLDMCGFDTGALDVIRNFTLDVI; encoded by the exons atggaggaggcGGCGGTCGGCCAGACGCAGCCCCTGAACGCCAAGCAGGTAGCCAACTCCGAAGGCGGCTACGTGTGGCAGGTGACGGACATGACCCGCCTGCACCGTTTCTTGTGCTTCGGCTCGGAGGGCGGCACGTACTACATCAAGGAGCAGAAGCTGGGCCTGGAAAACGCCGAGGCCCTCACCCGCCTGATCGAAGACGGCCGCGGGGGCCAGGTCATCCAGGAGATCGAGGCCTTCAGCCAGGAGGGCCGGGCGGCCAAGCAGGAGCCGCTGCTGTTCGCCCTGGCCGTCTGCTCCCAGTGCCCCGACGTCCCCACCAAGCAGGCGGCCTTCCGGGCCGTCCCGGCCGTCTGCCGCATCCCCACCCACCTGTTCGCCTTCGTCCAGTTCAAGAAAGACCTGAGGGCCAGCATGAAGTGCGGCATGTGGGGCCGGGCCCTGCGGAAGGCCGTGGCCGACTGGTATCGCGGCAAGAGCGGgccggccctggccctggccgtcACCAAGTACAAGCAGCGCCACGGCtggtcccacagagacctcctgaGGCTCTCTCACCTCAAGCCCGCCAGCGAAG GCCTCGCTCTGTTGACAAAGTACATTACGAAGGGTTGGAAGGAGGTTCAGGAGACGTACAAAGACAAAGCCCTTTCAGCAGAGACTGAAAAACTCTTCCAGTATCTGGAGGCTGTGGAGAGAGTGAAGCACACCAAGGATGAACTGGAAGTCATTCATCTGATAGAAGAACACAGGCTAGTGAGGGAACATCTTTTGACTAACCATTTGAAATCTAAAGAG GTATGGAAGGCTTTGCTTCAAGAGATGCCCCTTACTGCGTTACTGAGGAATCTGGGGAAGATGACTGCCAATTCAGTCCTCGAGCCGGGAAATTCCGAAGTCTCGTTAGTCTGTGAGAGGTTGTGCAATGAAAAGCTATTGAAGAAG GCTCGGATCCATCCATTCCATGTATTGGTGGCGTTAGAAACTTACAAGACAGGGCACGGGATCCGAGGAAAGCTGAAGTGGCAACCGGATAAAGATATTTTAGAAGCTCTTGATGCTGCATTTTATAAGACTTTTCAG accgtTGAGCCGACGGGAAAGCGTTTCTTGCTTGCCATTGACGTCAGTGCTTCCATGAACCAGAGGGTTTTGGGGAGTGTACTGAATGCTAGTACAGTTGCAGCAGCTATGTGCATG GTCGTCACCCGGACAGAGAAAGGTTCTCACGTGGTCGCTTTTTCGGACGAGATGGTCCCGTGCCCGGTGACGGCGGACATGACACTGCGTCAAGTGTTGATGGCTATGGAGGAA ATTCCGATGGGAGACACCGATTGTTCTCTGCCAATGGTTTGGGCCCAGAAGACCAACACAGCCGCCGACGTCTTCATTGTGTTCACCGATAACGAGACCTTTGCTGGAAATATTCATCCTGCTTCTGCGCTGAGGGACTACAGGAAG AAAATGGATATCCCCGCTAAACTGATCGTCTGCGGGATGACTTCGAATGGCTTCACCATCGCAGACCCCGATGACAGAGGCATGTTGGATATGTGCGGCTTCGATACGGGAGCCCTGGATGTCATTCGAAACTTCACCTTAGACGTGATTTAA